The Carassius carassius chromosome 32, fCarCar2.1, whole genome shotgun sequence DNA window AAGCCTCTGAAAGTCCTTTACCCAACACTGCGATCACAGTGCGAAACGTCCAGTATTCTAAACCCATAGACACATTCACACCAAAATACTGTATTAATATTGAAATTGCATTGAATTGCATAGATCCAACAACATTTTGTTATTGGTTTTCAGTGATGGACCATTCCATGTTGGCATCTGTTGATTTGTCTTGTTTCTGTGAATTGCATCAAAATGAATAGAATTTGATTGGTTGTATGGCTTCAAAAAATATGGAAAGTGCTTTCTCACCCCTTTTAAAAGCTGATTCACATAACCATTTTTCTATCCTACTTATGCAAATTATATGGTaatttgcattttataatttgcTTTTAGCATTATTTTTCCTGCTGGCCTCCACCCTGTCACAATCATTATGGTGAATCTGTTTTTTGCTTGAGAACCATTGATATGAAGTGCACTTGAAACTAAAGGGCTGCTTTGTTGGAAATTGAAATAACACATTTGATCTACAAACCTGTAGGTGTGATGATGTTAATAAGTATGCAGAATCCTGTGAGCACCAGTGTCCCAGTCTGAGTGACTCTACGGCCGACCTTATTGAGACTAAAGTAGATGAGGATTTTCGCTGGCACTTCTATGGCTGCATAAATGAAGTGTGTCAGGTAAAGGTCAAGCCCAAAGCCGGTGATGTTTAAGCTGATGCCGTAGTATGTGGAAGCAACTCCATACCTACAAATAGGAGAAGTGAAAGTATCTTCTTTGCTTCCACATATTCAGAGGCGCTTTCTTTGAatataaaatacttaaattagtacacacacaaaaacctacCACACTATGCCGGTGAAAATTGAGAGTCTCCTCAGCTGTGGGGTTTTGAACAGGTCCATGTAAGTGTAACTGTGACCCTGGTGTTCTGCAGTCATTACAGTGGACAAAGCCTTTgatggaaacagaaagaaaggTGTTTTAAACCCTTGCTGAAATTGAGTTCTTTGCAAATATTTAAAAGATGGCAAATGAGACCCTGTTTACCTCTGGTTTAACTCTAGATGTAAAGTCTCGTCTTTTGTTGAAAGTAGCACATTTTTGCAGATACTTGTATGCTGTTTCTGTCTTTCCATTTGCTATTAGCCACCGCGCTGATTCAGGGATCCACCTATGAAAGTATTATGAAAAAACATGACATGACTTTACAAACAGGCCCTGATTGTGATGAAGAATCAGGACTCTCATAAACAAACAcctttcaaataaaaacaataattgtgtataataataattaccacCAAATGCCTGTAGCAACAAGAAGAGGAGAAGTGACAGTTATTATCAGCATCCTCCAATCAGTGACCAGATAGGCAAAACCGGCCAGCAGCATGTTGCCTAAACTCCAGGAAATACTGCCGAACACACCGATAAATGTACGGTGTTTAGTGTCCACCCACTCAATACCTGCAGAACAGATCACATTTAATCATCATTAAACAtcagaaaaattacaaaaatgtttcacaaaacatgtacaaaagattttaaatatcaACAAACATAAATGCATTCTACATGGTTTCCTTTTCCAGAAGAGTAAAGGGTaagataatgataatgataatgataataatgataataaaacataaattttagtcttaataaaaaaaaactttcagaaaaCTGCAACTTTGTTATTCAACATTTCCCCTTTTCATgaagtgctttatacaatacagatggtTTCAAAGCAGCCTCACAATAACAGAGGAAAGTAACAGAATCAAATTTGAGAATAATTAAAATACAAGCTCTAAAAAGACAACAGTGTCATTACTGAAACaatgttcagtgttgattcaattcagttcaataactaTGCAGAATTCATCTATTTTGAACCCAATTCAGCTATAAGCAGCTCTACACAAGACAATAGTATCATTATTAAGCTCCGTTCAGTTCTAGGCTTTGTTCTCATCTGATAGCGTCAGTGCAGTCGAATGACCATAAGTGACTGTAATTGGCCTTGTAAGAGTGGATTCTTTTTCATTTGGAACCGACATTTTTGAGACTGGACAAATGACTCAAAGTTTCTGAGACTAGGATAAAGGATAAAGGCTTCAGAAAAGACTTACTGAGAACAACTGATATGTTGGTGATTCCCGTCAGTGCGAATCCGGTCAGGAAGCGGAAGGCAGCAAACATGATGTAGTTGCTCGAGAAAGCACTAACAACACTGAACACTATAGCTGACACATAAGACACCAGCAGCATACTTCTACGACCATACCTGAACAACAACACACAGATGAACAAACAGCATACAGAACATCAATACTGCATTCATGATAAGATTACAGTATGTATCTCTCTGTAATACACTCAGTATGTatactttaggtactaatatgtactgtacatttaaagAACACATATATATCTTTAAGACACAAATATTATtttggggtaaataaggtacaaagattAAACCTAAACCGATACTACCCAACTGAGAGCTTCAGCCTTAAGAGCCTAAAGGTTTTTAAATAGAGGTTATTAGTGTTTTACTTGTCACAGAGCACTCCAAAGAACACAGTTCCAGCCATGACGCCAACAAAAAATATGGTTGCTGATGCTTTGGCAAGTCCCCTCTTCTTACAAACTAAATCAAACTGATAGAAAATAAATAGAGAGAAACAGGAAAAAGTGTGAGTGGTGAGAGAGCTGAGAGGGACCTGCAGGATAACACCATCACTGGACTTTACCTGTGTTGCAAGAGTGCTGATGAACGTGCTGTTGTCATACTGCCATCCATTCTGGCACTGGACTACAGCAACCTCTGAGGGGCTGGAAGAGTTTGACAGCAGGTGGAACTGAGGATAAGAGAACATGTGACAGGAAGCAGGAGTCCCATCATCCTGCACTGGAATACTGACAGTCAGTCTCTCCTCCTGAGTCAGATTCTCAAAGATTCCCTCAGAGCCCAGAAAGCTGATGTTACAATGGTGAGATGGAATGGCGGCTATAAAGTTGTTCAGCAGGAAGTGACACGGGATTGTGATGCG harbors:
- the slc22a7b.1 gene encoding solute carrier family 22 member 7b.1 isoform X2, whose amino-acid sequence is MFSYPQFHLLSNSSSPSEVAVVQCQNGWQYDNSTFISTLATQFDLVCKKRGLAKASATIFFVGVMAGTVFFGVLCDKYGRRSMLLVSYVSAIVFSVVSAFSSNYIMFAAFRFLTGFALTGITNISVVLSIEWVDTKHRTFIGVFGSISWSLGNMLLAGFAYLVTDWRMLIITVTSPLLVATGIWWWIPESARWLIANGKTETAYKYLQKCATFNKRRDFTSRVKPEALSTVMTAEHQGHSYTYMDLFKTPQLRRLSIFTGIVWYGVASTYYGISLNITGFGLDLYLTHFIYAAIEVPAKILIYFSLNKVGRRVTQTGTLVLTGFCILINIITPTEYWTFRTVIAVLGKGLSEASFTTVFLYTTELYPTVMRQNGVGYASFMARLGASISPLIMLLEDIRKLLPEVIFCTVAIFSGLIAWLLPETNNTRLPETIEDIEEIRKKPISFTTENQSNIPLKLPICSETTQ
- the slc22a7b.1 gene encoding solute carrier family 22 member 7b.1 isoform X1, producing the protein MKFESILDETDGFGRYQIALVLLMFIPRITIPCHFLLNNFIAAIPSHHCNISFLGSEGIFENLTQEERLTVSIPVQDDGTPASCHMFSYPQFHLLSNSSSPSEVAVVQCQNGWQYDNSTFISTLATQFDLVCKKRGLAKASATIFFVGVMAGTVFFGVLCDKYGRRSMLLVSYVSAIVFSVVSAFSSNYIMFAAFRFLTGFALTGITNISVVLSIEWVDTKHRTFIGVFGSISWSLGNMLLAGFAYLVTDWRMLIITVTSPLLVATGIWWWIPESARWLIANGKTETAYKYLQKCATFNKRRDFTSRVKPEALSTVMTAEHQGHSYTYMDLFKTPQLRRLSIFTGIVWYGVASTYYGISLNITGFGLDLYLTHFIYAAIEVPAKILIYFSLNKVGRRVTQTGTLVLTGFCILINIITPTEYWTFRTVIAVLGKGLSEASFTTVFLYTTELYPTVMRQNGVGYASFMARLGASISPLIMLLEDIRKLLPEVIFCTVAIFSGLIAWLLPETNNTRLPETIEDIEEIRKKPISFTTENQSNIPLKLPICSETTQ